GTTTATTTCCTTCTACATTGAAAACGCCATCCAGATCCACACCATTGTTGTTAGAATTGCTCTCCAAATTTGTaaacaaattggaaaaaaataatttatgctAATACAGCATCCCAGTACTTTTACGGGCGAAAATGCCGGCCCCGTATGTAGAATTGATTGTATCAGCAAGAAGTGGGAATTGTAAAAAGGCAAATAGAGTTACAGGGATGAAAGAAATCAGAGCAACGGGAACAGCAATCCATGCCAATTGTTGTCCAAGCACAATAAAAAAGGTTGCAGCAAATGCTGCAAGCATGGCAACTATAGAACAGAATAGGCTTACAAGGCCTACTACCAATCTTTTTGGCAGGGTTTCCAGGAAATCTTCTTCAGCGTACCGTGATGTAAGAATGGACAAAAACATTAGTATGGAGGTCACCGAAGAGAATAGCGCGAATGCATCGGCAATTGCAAACACAAGGAAAGAATTTGACGATACAAAGATTGGGGTGCCTTTGTTGTCGTCATTGCCACCTGGTACAGTGAAAATGGCAGCAAACATTACAGTGGTAATGAGTGTGGCGACGAGCATACATGACGATGCAGTACTCTTCATCCATTTTTCTCCTTCTTTGACTAAATCTCTGTGTTCTTCTTTGAACAACATCCGTGgtgtttttccatttttgtctCTTATCTCCTTCAGCAGCGGTTGCACGGTTTTTTCCACTTCCTGCAAATTATGGACACAAGTCAGAAATAATGAATTCTATAGGAACTTCAAATTGGAAAAATAAAAGTAGTTAGGACCTTGAACCACAATAATTCTCGTTGCATTTGAAGTGCTGCACCAGAGACAATATTGAGTCGATCCATAGGAGCTAACTTTCCAGCCAAATGCAATATGTTGTGATTGTTGATACCTTTGTAGGAAGTAATCATATCCTTATGTGCTCCTATCTCATGAATGAGGTTAAATACCTTCTCTTGGCGTTGCAAAACCGCAATGTGAAAAATGCTTTGGCTTTGCTCATTAACTTTCCATATTAAACCAGGATAAGAGGGTATGAGCTCAGTAATGAACTCAAGAATTCCCAACTCTGCTGCAGTAAATAATGGGTTTGAAGGGCTTGTAATTATTTCAGTAACTTGGGCGTCATCCAATAACAAAACTTGTTCCCATAATAGTTTCACCAGTCCGAGAGCTTGTATGTGCATCAACTTCTTCTCAGAAAGCACTTTAGTTCCTGGAACTACGTGCGAAATTAGATCAAATAGTGTTTTTGTGAAGCACAAGATGGTAATATCAATTTTACGGCATACCTATAACTTGTATTGCACGGAAAAGTTTCCCAACTAAGCTTATAGCTGCTGTAAACATCCAGAAATGCATTAAAGTTTAGAATATATACCGTCGTTAGACATGTAACTAAATTTTACTTATCATTTAGAAAAACGAAAGCAGTTTAGTTTAGAATAAATCATATGTTGTTATCTACATAAaacttatataaatataatattaacaaACTGAGAAACTAATGCAAAAGCAGATGGTCTATTATATGTTACACAACTAATGCAGCTGCCTGGTTACATCCAACTTTCCTTCCGCACAAGGGAagagaaaacataaatttattaatatAGCTAGTAATCAGTCGTATTAATTAAACTATTCCAATATGATAACAATAAAACGGCTGTTTGtgagtgtgtgagagagagagcgagggcgacagagagagtgagagagacctTGGTTGGGCTGGCAATTGTGCAACTGGAAGATGCTTTCAGGACAGTGAGAGTTAGTCGGCACTTCTGCATATATCCCTGTAGCAGTAGTCGAGCAACATTTTCAAAGCAAAGAGCCATCTTAATATAGATTGGATTAAGTTAATGTAATATACGTGATGTAGGAAAAATGCTAGTGAATGGTATCCATGAATAGTAACATTGCGAACAGTAAATTCTAGTTAAGGATTTCTTTTTTCAGGATTCATGAAATCCGGTGGACGATGAAGTTCAGGATTTTCCAGTTAATCTGGTAAGAATTGTTGAAATTTCAACTACAATAACTAATATGATTATTCAAGCCCACCAAGTTAATTTAACATCCTTCATTGAAACCAATGCAGCGCTACAATGATTAACGCGGACAACGAAAGCACGCATTTTAAGAAAGCAATGGAAATGCTTACATGGGTAAATGAATCTTTGCCAAGCACCAAGCCCACTTTTGCTGGCAAAGACTGAAGGCTTTCGAGCTAAGAAATGAAGTGGTGTCTCCCCATTTGAATCTCGATGAATGGCCAGTTCGGGTTGTTTTTGAATTATGCTCAGGGCCACATCTATGGAACAGCACaaacttttatttatattttgcgAAGCTAAGTACGCAAGCAAGCTCAGAAGAATA
This genomic window from Tripterygium wilfordii isolate XIE 37 chromosome 9, ASM1340144v1, whole genome shotgun sequence contains:
- the LOC120006247 gene encoding ankyrin repeat-containing protein NPR4-like, with product MSQVKLDRNPSILSCFPERFSVAGVQNSPQSSSNGSYLHDLSRPMTFVPQIPVDKHLVMKHQMLPRRTSSFGAMPLPSPPTDRKSSTIAAPPVAVDIPNKFESGPLPVPPPPLPSFLTVRNKTTSRLTLYAPLYQAAMKGDWEKANEFLRSHPGAVNVRITKEMDTVLHIAAGAKQTKFVEEVVKRMSIADLALRNKYNNTALCYAAASGVTKMAEMMVSKNGELLGIRNNKGVTPLYIAALFGHRDMVWYLYSVISDVDFTKEDSVGLLFATIKTDLFDVALSIIQKQPELAIHRDSNGETPLHFLARKPSVFASKSGLGAWQRFIYPWIYAEVPTNSHCPESIFQLHNCQPNQAAISLVGKLFRAIQVIVPGTKVLSEKKLMHIQALGLVKLLWEQVLLLDDAQVTEIITSPSNPLFTAAELGILEFITELIPSYPGLIWKVNEQSQSIFHIAVLQRQEKVFNLIHEIGAHKDMITSYKGINNHNILHLAGKLAPMDRLNIVSGAALQMQRELLWFKEVEKTVQPLLKEIRDKNGKTPRMLFKEEHRDLVKEGEKWMKSTASSCMLVATLITTVMFAAIFTVPGGNDDNKGTPIFVSSNSFLVFAIADAFALFSSVTSILMFLSILTSRYAEEDFLETLPKRLVVGLVSLFCSIVAMLAAFAATFFIVLGQQLAWIAVPVALISFIPVTLFAFLQFPLLADTINSTYGAGIFARKSTGMLY